A window of Ignicoccus hospitalis KIN4/I contains these coding sequences:
- a CDS encoding MogA/MoaB family molybdenum cofactor biosynthesis protein gives MHEHERFGPERVRFGIVVVSDAVYEGRREDVSGKLAKKIITESGHEVTYFSLIPNDKGAILNVLEEAKESPVDVIVFVGGTGLGPNDLTVDVVDRVADKEVPGFGELFRYITFQKRGSIAILTRAGLWVYSKLLILVTPGSPDAVETALQLFLPVARHAVAEARGLRHGMPKGV, from the coding sequence ATGCACGAGCACGAACGCTTCGGGCCGGAAAGGGTCCGCTTCGGCATAGTAGTAGTCTCGGATGCAGTTTATGAAGGGCGCAGAGAGGACGTCAGCGGCAAGTTGGCCAAAAAGATTATTACTGAGAGTGGCCACGAGGTAACGTATTTCTCACTCATACCCAACGATAAAGGAGCCATCCTCAACGTCCTCGAAGAAGCCAAGGAATCGCCAGTAGACGTGATCGTATTTGTGGGGGGCACGGGATTGGGACCCAACGACCTAACGGTAGACGTCGTCGACCGAGTGGCCGACAAGGAGGTGCCGGGCTTCGGCGAGCTCTTCAGATACATCACGTTTCAAAAGAGGGGATCCATAGCCATCCTCACGAGGGCTGGCTTGTGGGTCTACTCGAAACTGCTCATATTGGTCACGCCGGGAAGCCCCGACGCAGTAGAGACTGCCCTTCAACTATTCTTGCCCGTAGCGAGACACGCCGTAGCGGAGGCGAGGGGACTGCGCCATGGCATGCCCAAAGGAGTTTGA
- a CDS encoding archease, with amino-acid sequence MACPKEFEYLPHTADIIVVGYGETLEEAFANAAKGVFNIITDVKKVEPKECREVIDEADDLEQALYKWIDDLLLYFDAEGMVFSKFELELKEEEGKVKIHGKACGEKFDPSKHEYGTIVKAMTYAEMEIKKEGECWKVKFVVDI; translated from the coding sequence ATGGCATGCCCAAAGGAGTTTGAATACCTTCCACACACTGCAGACATCATTGTGGTAGGCTATGGAGAAACTCTGGAAGAGGCGTTCGCTAATGCAGCCAAGGGAGTTTTCAACATAATTACTGACGTGAAGAAGGTAGAGCCCAAAGAATGTAGAGAGGTGATCGACGAGGCAGATGACCTCGAGCAAGCATTATATAAGTGGATAGACGACCTCCTACTGTACTTCGACGCAGAAGGTATGGTGTTCTCGAAATTCGAACTTGAGCTGAAGGAAGAGGAAGGGAAGGTCAAGATTCATGGAAAGGCGTGCGGTGAGAAGTTCGATCCCTCTAAGCACGAGTACGGCACCATAGTTAAGGCAATGACGTATGCAGAAATGGAGATAAAGAAGGAAGGTGAATGTTGGAAGGTTAAATTCGTAGTCGACATATGA
- the gatB gene encoding Asp-tRNA(Asn)/Glu-tRNA(Gln) amidotransferase subunit GatB, with product MRKAKIGLEVHIQLTKLKTKLFCSCPSDYRDKPPNTVVCPVCLGLPGALPKLNEEAVKMALTLCLSLNGKVSRKVVFARKHYFYPDLPKGYQITQFTSLGSSPVCQGGQLVMRVDGREKVVRIRRLQLEEDPGRIVWPRGKASEYVLVDYNRSGIALIELVTEPDMETPEEARAFVEKLRSLVEHLGICDCELEGAMRVDANVSVEGGERVEIKNIGSIKDVEKALKFEITRQSTLLDQGGRVERETRHWDAERRVTVGARSKELEEEYRYMPEPNIPPYLIEEGLLEQAKRELPELPDQRIKRMIKEYSLSEYLASVLVIRDKRLADLFEEAAKLYTNYKRLASLLVVDYLRWVEELGLPLGKCVKPEWLAELLSYVDRGKITLEQARETVLPSMLRECKEPSRVIEEKGLGVVRDVDKILSIVRKVLRENPKAVEDAKKNPKAINFLVGQVMKALRGKADPRTVRQMIESELGMSARHGSDG from the coding sequence ATGAGGAAAGCGAAGATAGGTCTGGAAGTACACATTCAACTGACCAAACTTAAGACTAAGCTCTTCTGTTCTTGCCCTTCAGACTATAGGGACAAACCCCCAAACACCGTAGTCTGTCCAGTCTGTCTGGGCCTCCCTGGAGCCCTCCCGAAGCTCAACGAGGAGGCCGTGAAGATGGCCTTAACTCTCTGTTTGAGCTTAAATGGTAAAGTGAGTCGAAAGGTGGTGTTCGCGAGGAAACATTACTTCTACCCGGATTTGCCCAAGGGCTATCAGATTACCCAGTTCACGTCCCTAGGCTCCTCGCCCGTCTGCCAGGGCGGGCAATTGGTTATGAGGGTTGATGGAAGGGAGAAAGTCGTTCGAATTCGAAGGTTGCAGTTGGAAGAGGACCCCGGAAGGATAGTTTGGCCTCGTGGGAAGGCGTCGGAGTACGTGCTAGTGGATTACAACAGGTCTGGCATAGCTCTGATAGAGCTGGTCACCGAGCCAGACATGGAGACGCCCGAGGAGGCGAGAGCTTTCGTAGAGAAGCTGAGGAGCCTCGTGGAACACTTGGGGATATGTGATTGTGAGCTGGAGGGCGCTATGAGGGTAGACGCCAACGTGAGCGTAGAGGGCGGCGAGAGGGTCGAAATAAAGAACATAGGCTCTATTAAGGACGTGGAGAAGGCTTTAAAGTTCGAAATAACGCGGCAGAGCACATTGTTAGACCAAGGTGGGAGGGTGGAGAGGGAGACTAGGCATTGGGACGCGGAGCGGAGGGTGACCGTGGGCGCGCGGAGCAAGGAGTTGGAAGAAGAATATAGGTATATGCCGGAACCCAACATCCCGCCCTACTTAATTGAGGAGGGACTCCTCGAGCAAGCGAAAAGGGAGCTCCCCGAGCTCCCAGATCAAAGGATTAAGAGAATGATAAAGGAATACTCCTTGAGCGAGTACCTAGCTTCCGTTCTGGTCATAAGGGACAAGAGGTTGGCAGACCTGTTCGAAGAGGCCGCCAAGCTCTACACTAATTACAAGAGGCTAGCGAGCTTGTTGGTAGTTGACTACCTTAGGTGGGTAGAGGAGCTCGGCCTTCCTTTGGGGAAGTGTGTCAAACCCGAGTGGTTAGCTGAGCTCCTCTCCTACGTTGACCGAGGAAAGATCACGTTGGAGCAAGCTAGGGAAACGGTGCTGCCTTCCATGCTTAGAGAATGTAAGGAGCCCTCAAGGGTAATCGAGGAAAAGGGATTAGGTGTAGTTAGGGACGTGGATAAGATACTTAGTATCGTAAGGAAGGTTTTGAGAGAAAATCCGAAGGCGGTCGAGGATGCGAAGAAGAATCCTAAAGCTATAAACTTCTTAGTCGGACAAGTGATGAAGGCCTTGAGAGGGAAGGCGGACCCGCGTACGGTGCGCCAAATGATAGAAAGTGAGCTGGGGATGAGCGCTCGCCACGGATCTGACGGATGA
- a CDS encoding transcriptional regulator, whose product MSKCRELIKEFGSLKVTTTRLAILFYLMVNKWSKLGDIAKHLGLTKSTVWKHLKEMQEEGLVKVKYSLGRHPQMNVALTEKGAKLVLQYAGLLEKVIECLEGEGEKSEKGESEGVEGHEESEDRSGSTHSTDQT is encoded by the coding sequence GTGTCAAAGTGCAGAGAGCTAATAAAAGAGTTCGGCTCTCTCAAGGTGACCACCACTCGACTGGCGATACTGTTCTACCTTATGGTTAACAAGTGGAGCAAATTGGGCGACATTGCTAAACATTTGGGGTTAACGAAGTCGACAGTTTGGAAACACTTGAAGGAGATGCAAGAAGAGGGTTTAGTGAAAGTGAAGTACAGTTTAGGCCGCCACCCTCAGATGAACGTTGCCTTAACCGAGAAGGGCGCGAAGTTGGTGCTCCAATACGCTGGCCTACTGGAAAAAGTCATAGAGTGTCTAGAGGGCGAGGGAGAAAAGAGCGAGAAAGGGGAGAGCGAGGGCGTCGAAGGACATGAGGAAAGCGAAGATAGGTCTGGAAGTACACATTCAACTGACCAAACTTAA
- a CDS encoding MSCRAMM family protein has product MKAEAAGVAWKEVMRLALLLILMTFSVFASQYSVSLSNLTPVKITNAYEYKVLDGTIGSPEKFWFSRPNVIFTYANGELNKYTITDRGVSLVSSKKLDNVVWALQQNETRVIIVTNSSILITNNALDVLHKIDFDAEGFRAAGKSERCSWFSSSGKLLKVCPSNLKVYDLPRGTFGVLKPGGISFYPLWKLAGACKVNVTSFQESFINNITFVLLKSERSSKLAKIVWRGGPRLLNCKELGREAYLSNTSLVLTLGGSVGIKYVDLAENVTFTLFGASLAKLLGLSRSPLGYEAYVLLVKPQGGGDLLLSLRAKDSNPMFATFSENMFCTPLPSFICFPEELAYRPISFQDVASPHSAVEVALTKRFVEVAGESSVEVNLKPLSAPNKAYTLRLSIQEPSKTVLLPSDTYELNVKSKIGRVVLFVGAPPPGTDFDPPVIRVEITPDVIIPYVYKLKIKVVDEQTGNPLPGALVYVSGVTVRGKRLQLGPQVTDANGTVVLHLEKGTYMIRVVKDYYKPVVIRNLVLDNDKSIAVKMIIKGTDVKIKVMSKGAPPFIPKGPIANATVSIQGRIALEKKTDKNGLAEVVLLPGTYTLRASAPLHKPHTETLNVVPSNKPLVKEVTLDPILYNLTLVIKDSLTGRLVIPSLISITSLTSGLSKVIKNPATGTVLVTLPPDVYSIKVLAKNYLPFEETYNISKSMTLTIPLKLKTVKVRIMVFDELKNLVPAFNITLVNQALGLKFEFSLTSENNTVSVPPGTYRLTISAKGYEPLTTTVTISENTKVLQLTIAHKSFNVVIKAKTDDKLLYEFIFYCEGQVQGGPLFEPLPLPRMTKPSLQATIRVPRGTYMATLTCYSATKEKAATGSATFTVPTNAVVEVPLTPTKTSVAVTVLDVRTNKPVVRATVKLYYGQNKLLIGEGMTDATGRAIINVNTYYMGKPVEIVITAPGYQEYRSSVILTRQLPVVYLKPAPTIIETILGNPVLLIAVVLVGAAGAYLASMFVGRGGEEEEIFEELV; this is encoded by the coding sequence TTGAAAGCGGAAGCGGCGGGAGTCGCGTGGAAGGAAGTAATGAGGCTAGCATTGCTATTAATACTGATGACGTTCTCTGTGTTCGCCTCGCAGTACTCAGTATCGCTCTCTAATCTGACGCCCGTAAAAATCACCAACGCATACGAATATAAGGTCCTAGACGGTACCATAGGAAGTCCGGAGAAATTCTGGTTCTCGCGACCCAACGTCATCTTCACCTACGCGAACGGGGAGTTGAACAAGTACACTATCACCGACAGAGGGGTCTCCTTAGTGTCTTCAAAGAAGTTGGACAACGTAGTATGGGCCCTCCAACAGAACGAAACGAGGGTTATTATAGTAACTAACTCATCCATATTAATAACCAATAACGCCTTGGACGTCTTACACAAGATCGACTTCGACGCCGAGGGCTTCAGGGCCGCGGGGAAATCCGAAAGGTGTTCTTGGTTCTCGAGCTCTGGGAAGCTCCTGAAAGTATGTCCATCCAACTTGAAGGTCTACGACCTCCCCCGAGGAACGTTCGGCGTATTAAAGCCAGGAGGGATCTCGTTCTACCCCCTTTGGAAGCTAGCGGGAGCTTGCAAAGTTAACGTCACGAGCTTCCAAGAGTCATTTATAAACAACATTACGTTCGTGCTCCTAAAGTCTGAGCGCAGTTCTAAGCTAGCCAAAATAGTCTGGAGGGGAGGGCCCCGCCTACTCAATTGTAAAGAATTAGGTCGCGAGGCCTACCTATCTAATACGTCGCTCGTCTTAACCCTCGGAGGAAGTGTTGGCATAAAATACGTTGATCTGGCAGAAAACGTCACGTTCACGCTCTTTGGAGCATCGTTAGCCAAGCTCCTCGGCCTCTCTCGCTCACCTCTTGGATACGAGGCTTACGTCCTACTCGTCAAGCCCCAAGGAGGCGGCGATCTCCTACTCTCTTTGAGAGCCAAGGATAGTAACCCCATGTTCGCGACGTTCTCAGAAAACATGTTCTGTACCCCCTTACCCAGTTTCATCTGCTTCCCTGAGGAACTGGCCTACAGGCCGATCTCTTTCCAAGACGTAGCCTCTCCGCACAGCGCCGTAGAGGTGGCGCTCACCAAGCGCTTCGTGGAGGTCGCAGGAGAGAGCTCTGTGGAAGTGAACTTAAAGCCCCTCTCTGCTCCCAATAAAGCCTACACGCTGAGGTTGAGCATACAAGAACCCTCCAAGACCGTCTTGCTGCCCAGCGACACGTACGAGTTAAACGTGAAGAGTAAGATAGGACGCGTCGTGTTGTTCGTCGGGGCCCCTCCTCCCGGAACAGACTTCGACCCTCCAGTAATAAGAGTGGAGATAACCCCGGACGTGATCATACCCTACGTATACAAGTTGAAGATAAAAGTAGTAGACGAGCAGACGGGCAACCCGCTTCCAGGGGCACTGGTTTACGTCAGTGGGGTTACCGTAAGAGGAAAGAGGCTCCAGCTAGGCCCCCAAGTAACGGACGCCAACGGGACTGTGGTCCTTCACTTGGAAAAGGGCACGTACATGATAAGGGTAGTTAAAGACTACTATAAACCAGTAGTCATAAGGAATTTGGTCCTAGACAACGATAAATCAATAGCAGTAAAGATGATAATTAAGGGAACTGACGTAAAGATCAAAGTCATGAGTAAGGGCGCTCCGCCCTTCATACCTAAGGGTCCCATAGCAAATGCGACCGTATCGATTCAAGGTAGGATAGCTTTAGAGAAGAAAACCGACAAGAACGGCCTAGCAGAGGTCGTGCTCCTTCCGGGGACGTATACACTAAGAGCAAGCGCACCCTTACATAAACCTCATACAGAAACGCTCAACGTAGTACCCAGTAACAAACCCTTAGTGAAAGAAGTAACTCTAGATCCCATACTTTACAACTTGACGCTCGTGATAAAAGACTCACTAACGGGAAGGCTCGTCATACCGTCGTTGATCTCCATAACTTCGCTTACCAGCGGACTTTCAAAAGTGATTAAGAACCCCGCCACCGGGACTGTCTTGGTCACATTACCCCCAGACGTATATTCCATAAAGGTATTGGCTAAGAACTACTTGCCCTTCGAGGAGACCTATAACATCTCAAAAAGCATGACTCTGACCATACCTCTAAAGCTAAAGACGGTCAAAGTACGTATTATGGTATTCGACGAGCTCAAAAATTTAGTGCCCGCATTTAACATAACTCTAGTGAACCAAGCGTTAGGCTTGAAATTCGAGTTCAGCTTAACCAGCGAGAACAACACCGTGAGCGTCCCGCCGGGTACGTATAGGCTGACAATATCAGCTAAGGGCTATGAGCCCTTGACTACGACTGTGACTATTTCCGAAAACACTAAAGTATTGCAACTAACAATAGCCCACAAATCGTTCAACGTAGTGATTAAAGCAAAGACGGACGATAAGCTACTCTACGAGTTCATATTCTACTGTGAGGGCCAAGTTCAAGGCGGACCCCTCTTCGAGCCCTTGCCGCTACCCAGGATGACTAAGCCCTCCCTCCAGGCCACCATAAGGGTTCCGAGAGGCACTTACATGGCCACTCTGACGTGCTACTCCGCGACGAAGGAGAAGGCCGCCACCGGGAGCGCCACGTTCACAGTACCGACGAACGCCGTAGTGGAGGTCCCCTTAACCCCTACTAAGACCTCAGTTGCCGTGACAGTGTTAGACGTAAGGACGAACAAGCCCGTAGTTAGGGCCACGGTAAAGTTGTACTACGGACAGAACAAGCTGTTGATAGGAGAAGGAATGACGGACGCCACGGGAAGGGCCATAATTAACGTCAATACTTATTACATGGGTAAGCCGGTAGAAATAGTCATCACGGCCCCAGGGTACCAAGAGTACCGCTCCTCGGTGATTCTGACGAGACAACTCCCAGTAGTTTACCTAAAGCCTGCGCCAACAATCATCGAGACCATACTGGGCAACCCAGTACTACTAATAGCAGTCGTACTGGTAGGCGCGGCCGGAGCGTATTTGGCTTCGATGTTCGTGGGTAGGGGAGGCGAGGAGGAGGAGATATTTGAGGAGCTCGTCTAG
- a CDS encoding 3-dehydroquinate synthase, which produces MRSSSRLEVPITEEHTYKVIIGRNVFKEVESALPENVKPCLAVVGEGVAKGARWVLKEASAVFPHWEILKDGEAAKDLSVALNIIRKLWELKADRWCALGVIAGGSLGDTASFAASVYMRGIPLIQFPTTLLAMIDSSLGGKTAVNFEGFKNVLGSFYHPWLVVDDLRFLDTLPDRVFKSSMAEAIKYGITLNPEFLKYLKDNSSKILARDDEYVSKVIAESVKTKLEVVRKDPRERKGVREVLNFGHTVGHALESASKFELLHGEAVALGMVVETLYAERVGACSSCYEALEGALSAYSLTQVKAPKMTIEEYKAMILKDKKRVGDRLRLPLLEGVGRWRLELVPLDEFVETTFKIMEEVFWSEDF; this is translated from the coding sequence TTGAGGAGCTCGTCTAGATTGGAGGTCCCAATCACCGAAGAACACACTTACAAAGTAATAATCGGGAGGAACGTCTTCAAAGAAGTCGAGAGCGCCTTGCCGGAGAACGTTAAGCCGTGTCTCGCGGTGGTAGGCGAAGGGGTGGCAAAGGGCGCACGGTGGGTCCTCAAAGAGGCGAGCGCAGTCTTCCCCCATTGGGAGATACTCAAGGACGGCGAGGCCGCGAAGGATCTGAGCGTGGCCTTGAACATTATTAGAAAGCTCTGGGAACTGAAGGCCGACCGCTGGTGTGCCCTAGGAGTGATAGCCGGGGGCAGCTTAGGCGATACAGCCTCCTTCGCTGCCTCCGTCTACATGAGGGGGATACCGTTGATCCAGTTCCCCACGACGCTGTTAGCCATGATAGACAGCTCGCTGGGCGGAAAAACTGCGGTTAACTTCGAAGGCTTTAAAAACGTACTGGGCTCGTTCTACCACCCGTGGTTAGTAGTTGATGACTTGAGGTTTCTGGACACCTTACCGGACAGAGTCTTCAAATCCAGCATGGCAGAAGCAATAAAGTACGGAATCACTTTGAATCCCGAGTTCTTGAAGTACTTAAAAGACAACAGCTCGAAGATCTTGGCGAGAGACGACGAATACGTATCGAAAGTTATTGCAGAAAGTGTCAAAACAAAGCTCGAAGTGGTTAGGAAGGACCCCAGAGAACGAAAGGGAGTCCGAGAGGTGCTGAACTTCGGCCACACCGTAGGCCACGCCCTCGAGTCGGCCTCCAAGTTCGAGCTGCTCCACGGCGAAGCCGTGGCCCTCGGAATGGTCGTCGAGACCTTATACGCCGAGAGGGTAGGGGCGTGTTCCTCTTGTTACGAAGCCTTAGAGGGCGCGCTCTCGGCTTATTCGTTAACCCAAGTTAAGGCTCCTAAGATGACCATAGAAGAGTACAAAGCTATGATACTGAAGGACAAGAAGAGGGTAGGCGACCGCTTGAGGTTACCCTTACTAGAGGGGGTGGGAAGGTGGAGGCTGGAGCTGGTCCCCTTGGACGAATTCGTCGAGACCACGTTCAAAATCATGGAAGAAGTGTTTTGGTCAGAGGACTTCTAA
- a CDS encoding ASCH domain-containing protein yields the protein MIIRRAGSGFVVHHSKYALCLDVNDDVCNYAVGIFDEGDSYYACPLGKICQRPTEGWLDLLPFSVLITPRGAVVTDGRTSAGFWKVPEAVHVDFVVGESPYRGDAPFQDVRLLEEDDHIEPFGAAVLRSDDVHRMKLEERWFELIASGEKVVEGRVYDEKRKRLRVGHVIQFKSVQSGKLLYAKVKKLVMYKNFKEMLESEDRVLPGLSVEEGLKVYEKYYGPEAGPALAIGLEVL from the coding sequence TTGATAATCAGGAGGGCCGGAAGCGGGTTCGTAGTTCACCACTCCAAATACGCCTTGTGTTTGGACGTCAACGACGACGTCTGTAACTACGCTGTAGGGATATTTGACGAGGGAGACTCCTATTACGCGTGTCCGCTGGGCAAGATCTGTCAGCGCCCCACGGAGGGGTGGCTCGACCTCCTCCCGTTCTCCGTACTAATAACGCCTCGGGGAGCTGTGGTTACTGACGGGCGCACGTCGGCGGGCTTTTGGAAAGTGCCCGAGGCCGTTCACGTGGACTTCGTGGTGGGCGAGAGCCCTTACAGAGGCGATGCACCCTTTCAAGACGTTAGGCTCCTAGAGGAGGACGACCACATCGAACCCTTCGGCGCGGCGGTGCTCCGGTCGGACGATGTTCATCGGATGAAGTTGGAGGAGCGTTGGTTCGAACTGATCGCCTCTGGGGAAAAGGTGGTCGAGGGCAGGGTTTATGATGAAAAGAGGAAGAGGCTTCGCGTGGGTCACGTCATCCAGTTTAAGAGCGTTCAGTCGGGCAAGCTCTTGTACGCTAAAGTAAAGAAGTTGGTAATGTACAAGAATTTTAAAGAAATGTTGGAAAGCGAGGACAGAGTGTTGCCCGGGCTGAGCGTCGAGGAGGGACTCAAGGTCTACGAGAAGTACTACGGACCCGAAGCGGGCCCCGCGCTGGCCATAGGGTTAGAAGTCCTCTGA
- a CDS encoding secondary thiamine-phosphate synthase enzyme YjbQ: MPFKVYQKILTFSSTKRKELIDITREVERAVAESGVEEGTCMVFVPHATAAVIANEHEHGLMSDILRALTELVPPDKGWEHNKIDDNADAHILASIIGPSRCFPVSGGRLVRGTWQNVFLVELDGPRHSRKVIVTVMGEGK, translated from the coding sequence GTGCCCTTCAAAGTATACCAGAAGATCTTAACTTTCTCCTCTACGAAGAGGAAGGAGCTAATCGACATAACTAGGGAAGTCGAAAGGGCCGTGGCCGAGTCCGGGGTAGAAGAGGGAACGTGCATGGTCTTCGTGCCCCACGCCACGGCAGCAGTGATAGCAAACGAACACGAACACGGACTGATGTCCGACATACTGAGGGCGCTAACCGAATTGGTCCCCCCGGACAAGGGCTGGGAGCACAACAAGATAGACGACAACGCGGACGCACACATATTGGCATCTATAATAGGGCCATCGCGCTGTTTCCCAGTAAGCGGGGGCAGGCTGGTAAGGGGGACTTGGCAGAACGTCTTCTTGGTCGAACTCGACGGCCCTCGCCACTCTAGGAAGGTAATCGTTACTGTAATGGGTGAAGGGAAATGA
- a CDS encoding nicotinate phosphoribosyltransferase, producing the protein MRLYVASEEDILSGNATDIYFKRTVEVVKKSGKDKKVRMEFHAYSLPKGYEWGVFAGLEEALYVLRGRDVTVYSLPEGTLFFRKEPIMVIEGKYSEFGELETALLGIIRHSTSIATKAARIKLAAGDKKVLFFGLRALHPAIQPVADRAAFIGGVDGVAGALSEKFLGLKPQGTMPHALIVIFGDEESAWKAFDEALPEEVPRIALVDTFCDERESALKAARVLKEKLKGVRLDTPSSRRGNMRAIVEEVKWTLRLHGLEVPIIVSGGLDEEKVEELRDLVDAFGVGTSIAFPPSVDVSADIVEVLEGDKWVPRSKRGKLPGFKQLFRDRCFKDEVLPWGSEGKGTPLLTKVMEGGEVVTKLPKITEIRDYVLRQLEELKTCRA; encoded by the coding sequence ATGAGGCTTTACGTAGCGTCCGAAGAAGACATACTCTCCGGCAACGCGACAGACATATACTTCAAGAGGACCGTCGAAGTAGTCAAGAAGTCCGGAAAAGACAAGAAAGTCAGAATGGAATTTCACGCCTACAGCCTCCCGAAGGGGTACGAGTGGGGAGTTTTCGCCGGCCTGGAAGAGGCGCTATACGTCCTAAGGGGGAGGGACGTCACGGTCTACTCACTGCCAGAGGGAACGCTGTTCTTCCGAAAGGAACCCATCATGGTGATCGAGGGCAAGTACTCGGAGTTTGGCGAGCTGGAGACCGCGCTCTTGGGAATAATAAGGCACTCTACCTCGATAGCCACCAAGGCCGCTAGAATAAAGCTGGCCGCCGGAGACAAGAAGGTTTTGTTCTTCGGGTTGAGGGCGCTACACCCGGCCATACAGCCGGTCGCCGACAGGGCGGCCTTTATAGGCGGAGTGGACGGGGTGGCCGGCGCGCTGAGCGAGAAGTTCTTAGGCTTGAAGCCCCAAGGAACTATGCCCCACGCATTAATTGTAATATTCGGGGACGAGGAGAGCGCTTGGAAGGCCTTCGACGAGGCCTTGCCCGAGGAGGTACCAAGAATAGCCTTGGTTGACACCTTCTGTGACGAGAGGGAGAGCGCGCTCAAGGCGGCAAGGGTGTTGAAAGAGAAGCTGAAGGGGGTGAGGCTCGACACGCCGAGCTCTAGGAGGGGAAACATGAGGGCAATAGTGGAAGAGGTCAAGTGGACTTTGAGGCTACACGGCCTCGAGGTGCCCATAATAGTCAGCGGAGGCCTCGACGAAGAGAAGGTAGAGGAGCTGAGGGACCTCGTAGACGCCTTCGGGGTCGGCACCAGCATAGCGTTCCCGCCGAGCGTGGACGTGTCAGCGGACATAGTGGAGGTGCTCGAAGGGGACAAGTGGGTCCCGAGGTCGAAGAGGGGGAAGCTGCCGGGCTTCAAGCAGCTCTTCCGGGACCGCTGCTTCAAAGACGAAGTCCTCCCCTGGGGCTCCGAGGGCAAAGGGACCCCTCTCCTCACCAAGGTAATGGAGGGCGGCGAAGTGGTGACGAAGCTACCAAAGATAACTGAGATTAGGGATTACGTCTTGCGTCAGCTCGAAGAGCTCAAGACTTGCAGAGCTTGA
- a CDS encoding PUA domain-containing protein, producing the protein MRLLRRPLSKKEKKLLLKKVEGLPWARFTVDQKVEEVKVRTETEKEYVVYFVEGKPTFWVKDDKYLPVLCGNDVEGPSVVVDKGAVPYVTRGADVMRPGIISFEGDFKKGDVVLVRSENLKFPIAVGLALYDKEEAEKMERGKVIKNLHYLGDDLFKLCKS; encoded by the coding sequence ATGAGGTTGTTAAGGAGGCCCCTCTCGAAGAAGGAGAAAAAACTCCTCTTAAAGAAGGTGGAGGGCCTTCCTTGGGCTAGGTTCACCGTGGACCAAAAAGTAGAGGAAGTAAAAGTTCGTACTGAGACCGAGAAGGAGTACGTGGTTTACTTCGTTGAAGGGAAGCCCACGTTCTGGGTTAAGGACGACAAGTACCTTCCGGTCTTGTGCGGGAACGACGTTGAAGGGCCCTCAGTGGTGGTGGACAAGGGGGCGGTGCCCTACGTCACTAGGGGAGCGGACGTCATGAGGCCCGGAATAATCTCCTTTGAAGGTGACTTCAAAAAGGGAGACGTGGTGTTGGTAAGGTCAGAGAACTTAAAGTTTCCCATAGCCGTCGGGTTAGCCCTCTATGACAAGGAAGAGGCCGAAAAGATGGAAAGGGGTAAAGTAATTAAGAACTTACACTACTTGGGGGACGACTTGTTCAAGCTCTGCAAGTCTTGA